One Mercurialis annua linkage group LG3, ddMerAnnu1.2, whole genome shotgun sequence DNA window includes the following coding sequences:
- the LOC126674096 gene encoding uncharacterized protein LOC126674096, producing MALVNRTSGYMGPVFISRTDSLLSGFSYTDHNSSLMMEKRQLFLRSYQFRRKQSLTERMKKSLVKVKKILWFKLRSARKFRRLVWSRLRFAFYCRRSRKFLRILSPNHHKYSSPSSCFW from the coding sequence ATGGCCTTGGTGAATCGAACCAGCGGCTACATGGGTCCAGTTTTCATATCAAGAACCGATTCTTTACTCAGTGGGTTCTCTTACACAGACCATAACAGCAGTTTGATGATGGAGAAGAGACAGTTGTTCTTGAGAAGCTACCAGTTCCGTAGAAAACAGAGCTTAACTGAAAGAATGAAGAAATCTTTGGTTAAAGTAAAGAAAATTTTATGGTTTAAACTACGGTCTGCCCGAAAATTTAGAAGATTGGTTTGGTCTAGGCTCCGGTTTGCTTTCTATTGTCGCCGTTCAAGAAAGTTTCTCCGTATTCTTAGCCCTAACCATCATAAATATTCTTCTCCTTCTTCATGTTTTTGGTAG